A single Parabacteroides timonensis DNA region contains:
- the hisD gene encoding histidinol dehydrogenase — translation MEVIKYPSREDWPSLVKRPALDVTTLFDTVQTVLNEVRNEGDVAVKRYEEKFDKVKLLALQVSEAEMQEAYGLVSDDLKQAIRTAKDNIEKFHASQRFSGQKIETTPGVTCWQKAVAIEKVGLYIPGGTAPLFSTVLMLAVPAHIAGCKEIVLCTPPDKEGKVHPAILFAAKTAGVGKIFKAGGIQAIAAMAYGTESVPKVYKIFGPGNQYVTAAKQLVSLKDVAIDMPAGPSEVEVIADKTANPDFIAADFLSQAEHGADSQAILVTSSEEIVTPVIEAIQEQLSKLSRKEITEKALDHSRIIVLKDEQEVIDFTNMYAPEHLIIQTANYPHIAGQIENAGSVFMGPYTPESAGDYASGTNHTLPTNGYAKAYSGVNLDSFIKKITFQEITADGIKNLGETIQIMAGNEQLDAHRNAVTIRLNTI, via the coding sequence ATGGAAGTAATTAAATATCCGTCAAGAGAGGACTGGCCCTCTTTGGTCAAACGTCCGGCATTGGATGTGACGACTTTATTCGATACCGTACAGACCGTTTTGAATGAAGTGCGTAACGAAGGGGATGTGGCCGTTAAGCGTTATGAAGAGAAGTTCGATAAGGTGAAACTATTGGCTCTTCAAGTGTCGGAGGCCGAAATGCAAGAGGCTTACGGACTCGTTTCCGACGATTTGAAACAGGCTATCCGTACGGCTAAAGATAACATCGAAAAATTTCATGCTTCGCAACGTTTCTCCGGGCAAAAGATAGAAACGACACCAGGTGTAACTTGCTGGCAGAAAGCCGTTGCTATCGAAAAAGTCGGATTGTATATTCCGGGAGGAACGGCTCCTTTGTTTTCAACGGTGCTAATGCTGGCAGTCCCGGCACATATCGCGGGATGTAAAGAAATCGTATTGTGCACTCCTCCGGATAAAGAAGGTAAGGTACATCCGGCTATCCTGTTTGCTGCGAAGACGGCAGGTGTCGGCAAGATCTTCAAAGCGGGTGGGATACAGGCTATCGCTGCTATGGCGTATGGAACAGAGTCGGTGCCTAAAGTCTATAAAATATTCGGTCCCGGAAATCAGTATGTGACAGCAGCCAAACAGCTTGTGAGCCTGAAAGATGTCGCTATCGATATGCCTGCCGGCCCTTCCGAAGTAGAAGTAATTGCCGATAAGACTGCTAATCCTGATTTTATTGCAGCCGATTTTCTTTCACAGGCAGAGCATGGAGCTGACAGTCAGGCCATATTGGTCACTTCGTCTGAGGAGATTGTTACTCCTGTGATCGAGGCCATTCAAGAGCAATTGTCGAAATTATCCCGCAAAGAAATTACAGAAAAGGCATTGGACCATAGTCGCATAATCGTCTTGAAGGATGAACAGGAAGTGATCGACTTCACAAACATGTATGCTCCGGAACATTTGATCATACAAACAGCGAACTATCCCCATATTGCCGGACAGATCGAGAACGCCGGTAGTGTCTTCATGGGCCCTTATACACCGGAAAGTGCAGGAGATTATGCCTCCGGAACAAATCATACTTTACCGACCAACGGATATGCCAAGGCATATAGCGGTGTAAACCTGGACAGTTTTATCAAGAAGATAACTTTCCAGGAGATCACAGCCGATGGTATTAAAAACTTAGGTGAAACCATTCAGATCATGGCTGGGAACGAACAGCTGGATGCTCACCGTAATGCAGTAACTATTAGATTGAATACAATATGA
- the hisC gene encoding histidinol-phosphate transaminase, producing MMDLKSLVRPNIWELKPYSSARDEFHGSASVFLDANENPYNEPYNRYPDPLQWELKDRIAELKDVDRNSIFLGNGSDEPIDLLIRAFCEPAVDCIVSITPSYGMYEVAANVNDVEFRKVELTADFELDADKLLEEVDEWVKIIYLCSPNNPTGNSLDRDEIYKILKNFEGIVVLDEAYIDFSTEPSFVPELKKFPNLVVLQTLSKAWGAAGIRLGMAFASPEIVAILNKIKYPYNVNTLTQERALAILNNESEMLGQLRRIMSERIRLQAALPELPIVHKMYPTDANFILVNVGKADSVYNKLVKKGVIVRNRNNVTLCHGCLRITVGTPEENDALLKALKSI from the coding sequence ATGATGGATTTAAAAAGCCTGGTAAGACCCAATATCTGGGAATTGAAACCGTATTCTTCAGCAAGAGACGAGTTTCACGGAAGTGCATCTGTTTTTCTGGATGCCAATGAAAATCCTTATAACGAACCTTATAATCGTTATCCCGACCCGTTGCAATGGGAGCTGAAAGACCGTATCGCTGAATTGAAGGATGTAGACCGTAATTCGATCTTCCTGGGAAATGGAAGCGATGAACCGATCGATCTTCTGATTCGTGCCTTTTGCGAACCGGCGGTAGACTGCATAGTCAGTATAACTCCTTCGTACGGAATGTATGAAGTGGCCGCTAATGTAAACGATGTGGAATTCAGGAAAGTTGAATTGACGGCAGACTTTGAACTGGATGCAGACAAATTACTGGAAGAAGTGGACGAGTGGGTGAAAATCATCTATCTTTGTTCTCCGAATAATCCGACAGGAAATAGTCTTGACCGGGATGAGATTTACAAAATACTGAAGAATTTTGAAGGGATTGTCGTATTGGACGAGGCTTATATCGATTTTTCAACGGAACCATCCTTTGTTCCTGAACTGAAGAAATTCCCGAACCTGGTCGTTCTGCAAACGCTTTCCAAAGCATGGGGAGCTGCTGGTATCCGTTTGGGCATGGCATTTGCATCTCCTGAGATCGTTGCAATCCTGAATAAGATCAAGTATCCGTACAATGTTAATACTCTGACGCAGGAACGTGCTTTGGCTATTTTGAATAACGAAAGCGAAATGTTAGGACAGCTACGTCGTATCATGTCGGAACGTATTCGTTTGCAGGCGGCGTTACCGGAACTTCCCATTGTACATAAAATGTATCCGACCGATGCCAACTTTATTCTTGTTAATGTTGGTAAAGCCGACTCTGTCTATAATAAATTAGTTAAGAAAGGCGTTATTGTACGTAACAGAAATAATGTAACTTTGTGTCATGGTTGCCTGCGTATTACTGTTGGTACACCTGAAGAAAACGATGCATTACTTAAAGCATTAAAAAGTATATAA
- the hisB gene encoding bifunctional histidinol-phosphatase/imidazoleglycerol-phosphate dehydratase HisB has translation MKRALFIDRDGTLVIEPPVDYQLDSLEKLEFYPKVFRNLYFIRKQLDFEFVMVTNQDGLGTDSFPENTFWPAHNKMLKALEGEGIVFDDTLIDRSFPEDNSPNRKPRTGMLGKYLSGEYDLENSYVIGDRLTDMELAVNLGSKAIWLRPADEEADRLLAEHPAISPVLITDDWDKVTEYLFAGERRAVVQRTTKETDIYVEINLDGNGKTEISTGLGFFDHMLDQIGKHSGVDLVIRVKGDLNVDEHHTIEDTAIALGEALLKALGDKRGIERYGYSLPMDDCLCSVALDFGGRPWLVWDAEFHREKVGDMPTEMFLHFFKSLSDAARMNLNVKAEGANEHHKIEGIFKALARSVKMAIRRDIYKYELPSTKGVL, from the coding sequence ATGAAAAGAGCCCTCTTTATAGATAGGGACGGGACGTTGGTGATAGAACCGCCGGTAGATTATCAGCTGGATAGTCTGGAAAAGCTGGAGTTCTACCCCAAAGTGTTCCGTAACTTATATTTCATACGTAAACAGTTGGATTTTGAATTTGTCATGGTGACAAATCAGGATGGACTGGGTACGGATTCTTTCCCGGAAAACACTTTCTGGCCTGCTCATAACAAAATGCTCAAAGCGCTGGAAGGTGAGGGGATTGTCTTTGATGACACGTTGATCGATCGTTCTTTCCCGGAAGATAATTCGCCCAATCGTAAACCTCGTACAGGTATGCTCGGTAAATATCTGAGTGGAGAATACGACCTGGAAAACAGTTACGTGATCGGCGATCGTCTGACTGATATGGAACTGGCCGTGAACCTCGGTTCTAAAGCGATCTGGTTACGCCCAGCCGACGAAGAGGCCGACCGGTTACTGGCCGAACATCCCGCAATTTCACCGGTGTTGATCACTGACGATTGGGATAAAGTAACGGAATATCTTTTTGCCGGTGAGCGTCGTGCAGTCGTACAACGTACAACAAAAGAGACAGATATCTATGTAGAAATCAATTTAGACGGAAACGGAAAAACTGAAATCTCGACCGGATTAGGTTTTTTTGACCACATGTTGGATCAGATAGGAAAACATTCCGGAGTTGATTTGGTTATACGTGTAAAAGGAGATTTGAATGTAGACGAACATCATACGATAGAAGATACTGCAATCGCCCTTGGAGAAGCCTTGTTGAAAGCTCTTGGCGACAAACGGGGAATTGAAAGGTATGGCTACTCCCTTCCTATGGATGATTGCCTGTGTAGTGTGGCTCTCGACTTCGGAGGACGTCCCTGGTTGGTTTGGGATGCCGAATTCCATCGTGAAAAGGTAGGTGATATGCCTACCGAAATGTTCCTCCATTTCTTTAAAAGCCTGAGTGATGCAGCGCGCATGAATCTGAACGTTAAAGCGGAGGGAGCAAACGAACATCATAAGATAGAAGGAATCTTCAAAGCTTTGGCACGATCTGTAAAAATGGCGATACGCCGTGATATTTATAAATATGAATTGCCCAGCACAAAGGGCGTCTTATAA
- the hisG gene encoding ATP phosphoribosyltransferase — protein MLRIAVQSKGRLYDETMLLLEEAGIKLNRGKRILLLSAKGFPVEVLFLRDDDIPQSVANGVADVGIVGENEYVEKGGEARLVKRLGFSRCRVSLAIPKDEDYQGVEWFEGKTIATSYPEILKTYLKEKGVKADLHVISGSVEIAPGIGLADAIFDIVSSGSTLVSNRLKEVEVVMQSEALLIANNELSEEKLAILDELLFRFEAIQVAEGKKYVLLNAPKDKLDDIIEVLPGMKSPTVTPLANGDWVSVQSVIDEKHFWEIIGKLKSLGAEGILVIPIEKMIL, from the coding sequence ATGTTACGAATTGCAGTACAATCGAAAGGTCGTTTATACGACGAAACAATGCTATTATTGGAAGAAGCGGGTATCAAACTGAACAGAGGCAAACGTATTTTGCTTTTATCGGCAAAAGGGTTTCCTGTAGAAGTTTTATTTCTCCGCGATGATGATATTCCTCAGTCTGTGGCTAACGGTGTGGCAGATGTAGGTATTGTCGGTGAAAATGAATATGTAGAAAAAGGGGGAGAAGCCCGTTTGGTTAAACGGTTGGGATTCAGTAGATGCCGTGTGTCTCTGGCTATTCCGAAAGATGAAGATTATCAGGGAGTGGAATGGTTTGAAGGAAAAACGATTGCTACTTCATATCCTGAAATATTGAAAACCTACCTGAAAGAAAAAGGAGTAAAGGCCGACCTGCATGTGATCAGCGGTTCTGTAGAAATAGCTCCGGGTATCGGTCTGGCAGATGCTATCTTTGATATTGTAAGTTCCGGCAGTACGCTGGTTAGCAATCGTCTAAAGGAAGTAGAAGTCGTTATGCAGAGTGAAGCTCTTTTGATTGCAAACAATGAACTTTCAGAAGAAAAGCTGGCAATCCTCGACGAATTATTGTTCCGCTTCGAAGCTATACAGGTTGCCGAAGGTAAAAAATATGTCTTACTAAATGCCCCCAAAGATAAATTGGATGATATTATCGAGGTTCTGCCCGGTATGAAAAGCCCGACAGTAACACCGTTGGCTAACGGCGACTGGGTTTCTGTTCAGTCTGTTATCGACGAGAAACATTTTTGGGAGATCATTGGCAAACTGAAATCGCTGGGTGCTGAAGGTATTTTGGTTATTCCGATTGAAAAGATGATACTTTAA